The genomic segment GTAAACAATAGTCGTAATCTGGCTATTAAACTTTCGGCAATGTTAAAGGATGAAAATGATCGTAAATTCTTTAGAAAATTCATTCCTGCATACGCTTCAGTTCTACACAAACATCTTCATGATGATGACACCAGTAAACAACTTTTTGAAGATGTTGATTTAGAAATTGATCATCATAAACACAAGCCAAATCAGGTAAAACGAATGATGTTTCATAAAATTAATGATTTGTACGATGCAAAAAAAATCACTGGAGATCAACTCATTATTTTAAACGAAGAACTACAATCCTTTACAGATATTTGTGGCGCTTGCGAGCGAATAAAAAACACCCCCATTCCCTATTCTTACAGTGCATTTATAAAAAAATTCATTTTCTTTTATACCATGACATTGCCTTTTGGTTATTCTGTTAGTCTAGGATATTTGGTAGCTCCTGTCGTGGTTTTTATTTTTTATGTATTGGCGAGTTTAGAACTAATTGCCGAAGAAATTGAAGATCCGTTTGGTGATGATGAGAATGATTTACCAACGAAAAAAATCTCAGAGAACATTAAAAAGCACATCGAGGAATTAATTTGATAAAATAGTGGTGCTAAAATCGTAAAATACTCAATTTTAAGCCCTTTTATACAAAATAAAAACAGCTCGAAAAAACCAAATAAATTGTTT from the uncultured Flavobacterium sp. genome contains:
- a CDS encoding bestrophin family ion channel, with product MISYNTKDWFTFIFHFHKSDTVRKLFPIMVAIGIYSAAVGYLEVEYFKIGKNDYIHNIPIMHGMLGFVISLLLVFRTNTAYDRWWEGRKLWGGLVNNSRNLAIKLSAMLKDENDRKFFRKFIPAYASVLHKHLHDDDTSKQLFEDVDLEIDHHKHKPNQVKRMMFHKINDLYDAKKITGDQLIILNEELQSFTDICGACERIKNTPIPYSYSAFIKKFIFFYTMTLPFGYSVSLGYLVAPVVVFIFYVLASLELIAEEIEDPFGDDENDLPTKKISENIKKHIEELI